AGCTTTTTGATGAAAATGACACCTTTAATATTCCATCATTCAGAGAATGTTTACTACAGCAAAAGGATGCAGGTAAGGCAATGGTCTTGCTTAATTTCCCGAACAACCCGACGGGCTACACGCCAAAGGAAAATGAAGTCCAAGGAATTATCTCGGTCTTAATGGAAGCGGCAGAAGCTGGTATTAATCTAGCCGTAATCCTTGACGATGCCTATTTCGGCTTGTTTTTTGAAGACTCTGTAAAAGAGTCATTGTTTGGCCGGTTAGCAGGAATCCATCCAAGAATTTTACCGATTAAGGTGGATGGGGCAACAAAAGAAAATTATGTTTGGGGACTAAGAGTAGGTTTTTTAACCTTTGCGTCCGATAGTCCTACTATATTGGAAGCTTTGGAACAAAAAACAAACGGCCTTATTAGAGGAACCATTTCAAGCAGTTCCCATTTGTCTCAGACGGTCATTTTACGTTCCTTGCAATCTAGCAAGTTTGAAGAGGAAAAATGTAAAAAACATAATATAATGAAGCGGCGGGCGACGAAGGTCAAGGAGATTATTACTCGAGAAGAGTATAAAGAAGCCTGGGGTTTCTATCCTTTTAACTCTGGATATTTTATGTGCTTAAAGCTTAATCAGGTAGATGCAGAGGAATTGAGGGTTCACTTATTAAATGAATACGGTGTAGGAACTATAGCCATAAGTTCATCTGACTTACGAATCGCCTTTTCGTGTGTCGAAGAAGAAGATTTAGAAGAACTTTTTGAACTCATTTACCGTGGTATCAATGATTTAGTATCAAAGGGAGTAAGCATTGATGTTCAAAAAACACTTTAATCATCTAGTACAACTATGATTATGACTTCAATAGGCAGATGAGAAAGTTGTATAAAAATTGGTATATAGGGGGGAATTGAAATGAAAAAACAACTATTCGTTACTAGTATTTTCGGATTAATTTTAATTTTTCTGATGGCTGGATGTAATAAAGAGAACTTAAAAGCGGATACCCAAAAAGAAGAACAACCGAAAGAAGTAAAGGGGTTGGGTTGGGAACATGACAATCCCGCTTCTCCTACAGCAGGTGAATGGAAACCAGTTGATTTACCAGATGGAAGTAAGTATACATTAGACCCACCACCAGCGAATAACTCTGATATAACGAAAGCTGATTTGGAAGAATTACGAAAATTGGCAGAAAATCGAACAGAAGAAGATATTAAAATCATCCAACGGTGGGCAAGTGAAATTATTGGTCCAAATACGAGGTGGATGGCAATAACAGAAGAAATGTTAAAGAAATATAGTCTATCACCACCCGAAGCTGCCAGGGTTCACCAAATTGTTAGTGGTGCGATTTATACAGCTTCTGTTGCTGCCTTTCATGAGAAATATCGTTATCTGCGACCAAGACCAACACATCTTGATTCTAGCATAACATTAATTGATAATTTTGAAGTTCCTGCACATCCTGCCTATCCTTCCGCTCATGCGACAACAGGGTCTGCGGCCAGTACGGTTCTTTCCTATATCTTTCCTAATGACAAAGAAATATTCATTGATATGTCAAAAGAATCCGACCTTTCGAGGAAGCTCGCAGGTGTACATTATGAAAGTGATAATATAGCTGGCAGGAAACTAGGTACACAAATTGCGGAGGATATAATTGAGGGTTTAAAGGATGACCGGGCACCACTATTTTACGACGAACAGCATTCAGGAAATTCTGGACACTAATCTTTTTTTTAGATTAGATAGCTATTAACTTAAAATTTTATTATTGCTAGCCCAAATTACTAGCATAATAGAATGATGAACCCTTTTATAAATATTTACCTGAAATTTAATTGGAGGAAATCCAGGTGTATACAAATCAGAATGTCAGGGTGGCGGTTATTCAAGCTGCATCCGTTATTATGGATCGCGATGCTTCGATTGAAAAAGCAGTTAGCTTAATAAAACAAGCGGGAGAAAAGGGTGCTAAAATAGTTGTTTTTCCGGAGGCTTTTATTCCTGCCTATCCTAGAGGGTTATCCTTTGGAACCATTATTGGAAGCCGAACGGAAGATGGAAGAAAGGATTGGTACAGGTATTGGGAAAACTCGATTCCTGTTCCTGGTGAAGCAACAGAACAACTTGGGACAGCAGCACGTGAAGCTGGCGTTTATGTTGTTATGGGCGTAATCGAGCGAGATAGTGAATTTAGTGGTGGTACTCTGTACTGTTCTGTTATTTTTATCGGACCTGATGGCTCTCTTTTAGGAAAACATCGCAAATTAAAACCAACTGCAGCTGAACGAATCGTCTGGGGTGAGGGTGATGGCAGTACGTTACCCGTATTTGATACTCCATACGGGAAAATTGGGGCTTTGATTTGCTGGGAGAACTATATGCCTCTAGCTAGGGCAGCAATGTATGCACAAGGTGTCCAGTTGTATATTGCACCTACTGCAGATGGAAGGGAATCTTGGCAGTCGACCATTCGTCACATCGCAATGGAAGGCAGATGCTTTGTATTATCCTCTAATCAATATGTAACCAAGGATATGTATCCTAAGGATTTAGCTTGTTATAATGACCTTGTTTCATCTCCAGATGTGATGAGTAACGGTGGAAGTGCCATCGTTGGACCACTTGGAGATTATGTTGCGGAGCCTGTATGGGGAAAAGAAGAGATCATCGTTGCAGACCTGGATATGAAACTGATAGCCTATAGTCAATTTGACTTTGATTCTGTTGGTCATTATTCAAGACCGGATGTTTTTAAATTATTAGTAAACAAAAAAAAGCAGGAAAGTACAATTTGGATGAAATGACCAAATTTCTATCTGAGATTAAGCCGTTTTCTTTATAAAGGAATTCGGCTTTTTTCATATATAATTAAGGTGTCAGAGAATCTTATTTCAAGCAAATCAGAGTCCAACCATTAAGCATTTAGAAACGTTATTTTAGCTAGTTAACCATTATAAATAGAAAGAGGGCAGCGGTATGTCAAAAGGACTTACGGGGAAACGGGTAGCTATCGGTGCATCCCGGAAAACGGATGAGATAAGTATACTTATTGAAAAACAGGGAGGAGTTCCAATTGTCCGATCGCTTCAAGGGACAGTATTTTTAGCGGAAAAAGAGGTCGGACCAAATCTGAATAAAATAGTAAATGAGGGTACAGATTGGGCTATTTTCACAACAGGGATCGGTGTGGAAACGTTGTTGGATATAGCAGAGAAACAGTGGATTAAACAGCAGTTTATAAACATCATCCAACAAGCCAAGATTGCTTCGCGAGGATATAAAACACTTTCGACTTTAAAAAAACTGGGAATAAATCCGGATGCCGTAGATGAAGATGGTACAACCAGTAGTTTAATTAGAACCTTGGAGAGGTTTGATTTTACCGGTAAAAGAGTCATGGTTCAGCTTCATGGTGAAAAAGCGCCGACCTTAATTAAATTCCTTGAAGAAAAGGGTGCAGATGTAACATTGATTCTCCCATACCAGCACATTCCTCCAGCTACAGAAAATGTTGCAACACTATGTGAAGAGCTGTTGGAGGAAAAGTTGGACGCAATTTGTTTTACTACTGCCATTCAAGTCCGTTCCCTTTTTAATTTTGCAAGGGATAAGGATTGTGTAGACAGGCTTTTAACTTCTTTTAATAGGAATATACTTGCGGTTGCAGTTGGAAAAGTTACTGCAGAGGCTTTAAGAGAAGAGGGAATTAAGAAAATGCTTGTCCCTGAACACGAAAGAATGGGAGCGATGATTATAGAGCTATCACGATACTATCGTAATGATTAAGAATTGAGGTTCTTTATATTTGATGGCATAGAAGTTTACTTTACAACAAAATAAAATTACAAAAACGCAAGGCATAAGCTCATGCGTTTTTTTATCATTCTTTCTTATTGCCATCTTGTAGATTTTTCTAATTCAGTTATGGCCCATATTAGGTGAAACATAAACATGGATATACAAATGGGTATAACAATTAATAGATTTTTTCCGTACCGTTCTTTTAACATTCCTGCAAAATAGCCACAAAAAAATAAAACTACCATCGCAGCTACTAGTACTAGCATGAGGACTAACTACATCATTACCACCCTTAAGTGCTAAATATAAAAATTATATAAAGAACTATTTTTACAAAAAACCATTTTGGGTTGCTGGGAGCAAAGTTTATTTATTGTATATCAAGCTTGTCTTATATTACATCTTTAGTGATAACCTTGGTAGACAAAGTGAATTTTTGTAGATAATCAGACCTAAGATCATAAGCCACTACTTTCTTGTTGTACTGCTTGACTACATAAACGTAATCAGCCAAACAATATACAAAGATCTTTCTATCTTTTTTCCCTCTTTTTACATTGATAACATATGGAGTAACATTTGTCTCTGGATGTAGAAATAATTTTTCTTTGCCTGGAAAGATATCATATTGTTTTAAAAAAGTAGCTTCATTAAAATTTTCAATCAATCGAATTTTTTCTTCCTCTTCTAAGTGCTTTTCAATATAAGTTACAGTTACATCTTTTGAATTAAGTTTTTGATGAAGTGCAAATCTACTAAAAATCCATTCCACAACTGCACTTGGAGGACTCATTACCATTTTAATCACAATTCCAAGCAATACCGAAAGTGCAATAGTCCATGTCATATCTTATCGACTCCTTTAATCGAATTTACTTGTATGTCCTCGTTTTAATCTTTTACTTTTAGATTATCACAACTATCATAAAGGAATTTTTCATGTAACGAACCATCCAATTCATAAGGAGTTTTGCCAACCACTTGCTTTACAATTACATCACTTTTAAGGAATGTGAAATTGTTGAAAACAATGCCAAGGATGTCATTGATCGGAATATTAAGTAGAATAACAGAATACTACTTACGGAGCAGTTGAAGAGATACATTGTAAAGTAACATAGTTTTGGTTGTGGTAAAATATGTTATTAGTACTGACTTGTAACTTTTAGGAGGTTCTAATTTGATTTTTAACATTTGTTAGATGAGGAGGAATTTAATATGGGAACTGTTTATTCATCGATACTTCCAAAACACGAAGAATTTATAAGAAAACAACGGATTTTTTTCGTTGGTTCAGCACCTTTAACAGCAGATGGTCATGTTAACATTTCACCAAAAGGTCATGATGTATTAAGAATTTTTTCCTCAAATGAGGTAGCTTATTTGGATTTAACTGGTAGTGGAAATGAAACAAGTGCACATTTAAAAGAAAACGGTAGAATTACTTTTATGTTTTTAGCTTTTGAAGGACCTCCCATGATTTTAAGGCTTTATGGCAGCGGTAATGTGATATTACCTGGCACACCAGAATGGACTGATATGGCAAAACATTTTGATATACTTCCTGGTGCTCGACAAATTATACATGCAAAGATTGAAACAGTAAAAACATCATGTGGATTTAGTGTACCGTTCTACTCATACGATGGTGAACGAGATACTCTTCAACAATGGGCTACCAATAAAAGTGAACATGACTTAGAGGAATATCATAAAAAGAAGAATTCTATAAGTATGGATGGGATAGTTACACCGATTGGAGAAAGGTTAGCCAACTTTAATAATGGTAAATAATCCTTTTTGCATTTACGGAGGCTATAACCGTATTTTCTGATGTTTATTCTCTATCGTCTAATAAGATTAAAAATTGTGCTAGTGTCTTTTTTTATATCGATAAGGATTTGAAGAGTTTGACGATACGTCCATGGAAATTTTTTACGATACGTGGGCAAAAAGAAAAAGAAAAAGAAAAAGAAAAACAACAACAAGAAGATTTTTACCCAAATAAGAGAAAAATCCAAATAGGTAAAAAGAAGTTGACGTATTGTTTTCACAAAAGAATATTTACTAACTTTAAAACACTCACAAATGTTGAACTATCAATGTTTGTGAGTGTTTTTGTATGTAAAAATGTATCGAGTAGCCAAACCTTTCAGATCAGTTGTATGGAGTTTATATGAACAGTCGTAGGAACCTTTATTTCCATTGTCACAAATCATTCACATCTAAAGGAATATCACCCTGTCCGTTTTCTTCCTTTTTCTATATATACAGGGTGAAAGTACTCTTAAGTAAAGAAAGGTTAGTGATGAAGATGGCAAAGTTTAGAATCGTACGTAATGAATTTTGGAAGAACCCGATTGTTCTGGAAGAGATGACGCCAGAGGACAAGTTATTTTACCTTTACATCCTTACGAATCCAAATACGACTCAAATTGGAATCTATAAGATTACCATAGGACAAATATCATTTGAGTTAGGGTTTTCCAAGGAGACTGTTAATTCATTAATGGACCGTTTCACCCACCATCACAAGGTAATTCGTTACAATCCTGTGACGAGAGAACTCGCGATTAGAAGCTGGGGGAATGACAACCTGAATAAAGCAGGAAAACCAGTCATGGATTGTATGATAAGTGAATTAAAGAAAGTAGAGGATACCTCACTGATTCAATATGTGTCAGAAACGATTGAGAAACAGGAAATTCGTAGTTTGTATAGATCTTTTTGTGATTACGAAATAACGGTTAACGACCAGGAGGATATCAATCAAGATGAAGACGATACATATTTAGATTTTGACCTTGAAGAGGTTGATGGTGTGGTTTCTACTAGACAAATAGAAAACCAACATCAAAATGCTCCTTTTCAAGATTTAGAGAATAATTTAGACATCGGGAATCCCATGCAGCAGAGTCAAAACGATGTGAAAGAAATTATCGAGTTTTGGGATGCAAATGGATTTGGTTTTACAAATGTCAGTGCGAAACAGCAGCTATTAGCTTGGTTAGATGACTCTAGTTTTTTACAGCCGAAAGCGATGATTTTAAAAGCGATGAATATTGCCTGTGCCAATAACAAGCGAAGGCTGAGTTATGTCGTTGGAATTCTGAAAAACTGGGAAAATGAATCGTTACTGACCATTGAAGAAATTGATTCCTACCTTGAGAACCAAAAGTACGTTGCAAAACAAAAGCAATCAACACAAAGTGTTCCTTCCGGAAGAGCGATACCTCCTCGATTTGAACTTGATCTTACGAGAGGTGAAGAGTAATGAGCATAGCAGAAAAAGCATTTTTAGGAAGCTTGATGAAGGCGGAATACTTGCTTAAGGATACGGTCATCCAGCCCGAACAGCTGGAAAGTACACGGCATAAAGATATCATGCGAAGAATGCTAGAGTTAACCCATGCCGGTAAGAATATTGATTTGATCACGTTTACCACTTTACCCGACCTTGATGCACTAGGTGGAATGTCTTACCTTTCTGAGCTGTTATCGTATGCGGATCTTGAGAAGTTTGACGGGATGGAGAAGCTCATTCTTGATCTGTGGAAGGAACGGGAAAAGAGAAATATTTTAACAATTGCCTCCATGAATGATTGGGAGATTGCTAAGGTAATGGGAGAATTGGATAATATTAACCAAGCAAGGATGGACGATCACACCTCCTTACAGCAGGCGTTATCAGATATTTATGAGGCACCATGGGAGGATCCACTAATGCTGAGAAGTGCAACAACCGGTATTAAAGAACTTGATAAAGTGACGGGAGGCTTTCAGGGCGGAGAAGTGACCATCTTAGCAGCTAGACCATCTATGGGAAAAACCGATGTCATGCTTCATTTTGCCAAAATGTCGGGTTGGGCGGGTTATTTACCACTACTATTCTCCCTGGAAATGCCTGAAAAGCTAATAACCTCCAGATTAGTTGCTTCGACAGGGGGATTTAACCGTGGAAAAATGCGAGATCCAAAAAGAATGCTAAGTGAAGAGCAAAAGAATAAATGGTCAGATGTAATGGGAGATCTAACTGAAACGCATATTCAAATTTTTGATGGGTCCGTACAAACGATTGCAGAAATGAGAGCGAAAACGAGAAAAATGATGAATCAATTTCCACAGAAGAAACCAATCCTTTTTATCGATTACCTAACATTGATCCATTCTGGTCAATTTTACGGTGGGAATTCCCATCAACAAGTAACGGAAATATCCAAATCTCTTAAAGCAATGGCGAAGGATTTTGATTGCCCCGTTATTTGTTTGGCGCAGCTGAATCGATCGGTTGAATCAAGGGCGAATAAACGGCCAATGATGTCTGATATTCGGGAATCGGGCAGTGTGGAACAGGATGCGGATGTCATAATGTTCCTATATCGTGAAGCGTATTATGACAAGGAAGCTGAGAATCAAGCCCTTGAAATCATTGTTTCGAAAAACCGCAATGGTCCTGTCGGAACAATCGCAGTGAATTACAACGAGCATACAGGAAGAATAGAAGACCACAAGGAATAGTGTCACCTCCTTGTAAACATTCATTAGCCATTAAAAAATAAATGACCGAGGTGTAACCACATGCTTGTAAAAGACGCTTACTTAGATAGTTTACGTTGTGAAGAATCTGCATTGGCCCACTACATTCATCATTTACTAATAGAGAAGAAAATATCATTGGATGACGATATGTCTAAGATCAACTTAGAACAGGCTGATCATCAGATAGTAAAGGAAATGATTCAAAACAATGTATTAGGCATTCATAAAATTCGCATCTACTCATTGAAAATGAACCAAAAGGATTTCGTTTTTATCTTTGCAGCCAACGAGCAAGCTGCCATCAAGTTCTATTGCGAAAAATTCCATCTAACCCCATTGAACTGTCACGAATATTCACTAGATTTTCAGCTTGCTAGAGGAAATGATGTGATTTCGTTTCGGGATATGAAGAAGGATTGCAAGTGTTTTCCTGCTTTAGCGGGGTTTTTTGTGAAGCCATATTAGATAGAAAATTGAATGCAAGGGGGAATATATTCATGAGAAGACGAACGGGTGGTATGGCCATAATCGCCGCAGCTACATGTATTGCATTCTATACCATGCCTTCACAAAAAGAAGAAACTGCACCAGAGAACTCCCTGCAGATGACTGAAAGTAAAGGAAGTGAAGTTCCTATTAAGTTAATAAATATCATTGATGGCGATACCATTAAAGTGAATGTTAATGGAAAAATGGAAACGGTACGCTATTTATTGATAGATACACCAGAGTCGAAAAATCCAAATACGTGTGTCCAATTCTATGCAAAAGAAGCATTCTTACGGAATAGCGAGCTAGTGAAAAGCGGAAAGTTAACCTTGGAGTTTGAACAGGGAAACATGAGAGATTCCTACGGACGACTGTTAGCCTATGTTTTTGTCGATGGAGAATCCATTCAAGGAACGCTGCTGAAAGAGGGCTACGCACGAGTGGCTTTTATCATGAATCCACCCTATAAATACCTTGAAACCTTTAGGAAGGAGGAAAATCTAGCAAAAGAGGGGAAAATCAATATCTGGAGCAGAGGGAATTATGTGACAAACTGGGGATTTAATGGGTGTTTGCGTGAGAAACAAATATTGGGATGGATTATTAAATAAGTAAGCGTACAATAAAATCAAAAAATGGTTCATTCTTTGTTCAAAGTACAAGCCTAAATGGACTTATCGGGTTAATGATGAATGAACCAGGTATCATACATATATTATAACTGACCACTAGGGGTCAATTTTCTGACATAGTTTAATAAACTTGAACTACAATTCGTAGACCTTAAAATTGGGTCTGAATAATAGTTTTTTCAACTATAAGTTTTTTGGGGAGTAACGTACTGATTTGTTGGAGAGAAAATATCATTTGCATTGGATTTAATTAATGGGGCATCTATGGATGCAAAAAGACGGACTTATTTCATTGAACATAGTAGGTACCTGACACTTTTCTTTAGAATCTCCTGAAAATTATAAAAGCGAGTTGGTCATACATTGCCAACTCGCTCTTTAAATGCCCCTGCCAAGGAATACTATTTTACCTTAAATGATTAGTAAGTATATATAGGTATTGAGGGTAGGTATTTAATATGAGCAATAAAATTGATAAAAGTTGGAAAAAAGATAAAGGTACCACCTCTAAAAAATATTCACAGTTCCGCCATAACTTACTATCTTGAAAATTTTTGAAATATTGTAGAATTAATCTGATAACACAATCTTTCAGGAGATGATTCTAATGATTGCGAATCAACGGAAGTCTTTTGCGTGCCATTTGTTAATTTTTTTACACATTTTTCTTGGAATAGGTGCTATTTTTGGTGGAGGTGTATTGATTGTTTCTCCTGATGGTTCGATTTTGTCAATGCCTTTGAAGATGTTACAAAATAGCCCTTTTAATAATTTTCTCATCCCTGGACTTATACTATTTATTGGATTGGGCATTCTCCCACTAATCACTGCAATTTTTCTTATCTCTGAAAAGCCATTAAAAATCGCTGAAAAACTCAGACTTTATAAAGAAACACATTGGTCATGGAATAGTTCGTTGTACGTAGGTTTTATCTTAATCATTTGGATTTCGGTCGAATTGTATATGATTAAAGAAGTTGCGTTTATTCACGTTTTCTACATATTCCTGGGACTTATAATTCAATCCATTACTCTGCTCCCATCTGTTAAAGAGCACTACACCAACAATAAATAATTTTAAATTTTAATAAAAACAAGTAACTTTTTTAGACCCA
This genomic stretch from Neobacillus niacini harbors:
- a CDS encoding pyridoxamine 5'-phosphate oxidase family protein — translated: MGTVYSSILPKHEEFIRKQRIFFVGSAPLTADGHVNISPKGHDVLRIFSSNEVAYLDLTGSGNETSAHLKENGRITFMFLAFEGPPMILRLYGSGNVILPGTPEWTDMAKHFDILPGARQIIHAKIETVKTSCGFSVPFYSYDGERDTLQQWATNKSEHDLEEYHKKKNSISMDGIVTPIGERLANFNNGK
- a CDS encoding carbon-nitrogen hydrolase family protein, with the translated sequence MYTNQNVRVAVIQAASVIMDRDASIEKAVSLIKQAGEKGAKIVVFPEAFIPAYPRGLSFGTIIGSRTEDGRKDWYRYWENSIPVPGEATEQLGTAAREAGVYVVMGVIERDSEFSGGTLYCSVIFIGPDGSLLGKHRKLKPTAAERIVWGEGDGSTLPVFDTPYGKIGALICWENYMPLARAAMYAQGVQLYIAPTADGRESWQSTIRHIAMEGRCFVLSSNQYVTKDMYPKDLACYNDLVSSPDVMSNGGSAIVGPLGDYVAEPVWGKEEIIVADLDMKLIAYSQFDFDSVGHYSRPDVFKLLVNKKKQESTIWMK
- a CDS encoding uroporphyrinogen-III synthase, which encodes MSKGLTGKRVAIGASRKTDEISILIEKQGGVPIVRSLQGTVFLAEKEVGPNLNKIVNEGTDWAIFTTGIGVETLLDIAEKQWIKQQFINIIQQAKIASRGYKTLSTLKKLGINPDAVDEDGTTSSLIRTLERFDFTGKRVMVQLHGEKAPTLIKFLEEKGADVTLILPYQHIPPATENVATLCEELLEEKLDAICFTTAIQVRSLFNFARDKDCVDRLLTSFNRNILAVAVGKVTAEALREEGIKKMLVPEHERMGAMIIELSRYYRND
- a CDS encoding replicative DNA helicase, giving the protein MSIAEKAFLGSLMKAEYLLKDTVIQPEQLESTRHKDIMRRMLELTHAGKNIDLITFTTLPDLDALGGMSYLSELLSYADLEKFDGMEKLILDLWKEREKRNILTIASMNDWEIAKVMGELDNINQARMDDHTSLQQALSDIYEAPWEDPLMLRSATTGIKELDKVTGGFQGGEVTILAARPSMGKTDVMLHFAKMSGWAGYLPLLFSLEMPEKLITSRLVASTGGFNRGKMRDPKRMLSEEQKNKWSDVMGDLTETHIQIFDGSVQTIAEMRAKTRKMMNQFPQKKPILFIDYLTLIHSGQFYGGNSHQQVTEISKSLKAMAKDFDCPVICLAQLNRSVESRANKRPMMSDIRESGSVEQDADVIMFLYREAYYDKEAENQALEIIVSKNRNGPVGTIAVNYNEHTGRIEDHKE
- a CDS encoding vanadium-dependent haloperoxidase, giving the protein MKKQLFVTSIFGLILIFLMAGCNKENLKADTQKEEQPKEVKGLGWEHDNPASPTAGEWKPVDLPDGSKYTLDPPPANNSDITKADLEELRKLAENRTEEDIKIIQRWASEIIGPNTRWMAITEEMLKKYSLSPPEAARVHQIVSGAIYTASVAAFHEKYRYLRPRPTHLDSSITLIDNFEVPAHPAYPSAHATTGSAASTVLSYIFPNDKEIFIDMSKESDLSRKLAGVHYESDNIAGRKLGTQIAEDIIEGLKDDRAPLFYDEQHSGNSGH
- a CDS encoding thermonuclease family protein; this translates as MRRRTGGMAIIAAATCIAFYTMPSQKEETAPENSLQMTESKGSEVPIKLINIIDGDTIKVNVNGKMETVRYLLIDTPESKNPNTCVQFYAKEAFLRNSELVKSGKLTLEFEQGNMRDSYGRLLAYVFVDGESIQGTLLKEGYARVAFIMNPPYKYLETFRKEENLAKEGKINIWSRGNYVTNWGFNGCLREKQILGWIIK
- a CDS encoding DnaD domain-containing protein, yielding MAKFRIVRNEFWKNPIVLEEMTPEDKLFYLYILTNPNTTQIGIYKITIGQISFELGFSKETVNSLMDRFTHHHKVIRYNPVTRELAIRSWGNDNLNKAGKPVMDCMISELKKVEDTSLIQYVSETIEKQEIRSLYRSFCDYEITVNDQEDINQDEDDTYLDFDLEEVDGVVSTRQIENQHQNAPFQDLENNLDIGNPMQQSQNDVKEIIEFWDANGFGFTNVSAKQQLLAWLDDSSFLQPKAMILKAMNIACANNKRRLSYVVGILKNWENESLLTIEEIDSYLENQKYVAKQKQSTQSVPSGRAIPPRFELDLTRGEE
- a CDS encoding aminotransferase class I/II-fold pyridoxal phosphate-dependent enzyme — protein: MNELALNLNEMIKKNNPHVFDLLSDLGKKLYYPNGILSQSAEATQKATRFNATIGIATEKKVPMHFEHIQETLSEYSPDEVYPYAPPSGKLTLRNEWKRKLLRDNPSLHESSMGLPITTNALTHGLSLTADLFVDENDAIILPDKYWGNYQTIFHVRRGGNLKTFKLFDENDTFNIPSFRECLLQQKDAGKAMVLLNFPNNPTGYTPKENEVQGIISVLMEAAEAGINLAVILDDAYFGLFFEDSVKESLFGRLAGIHPRILPIKVDGATKENYVWGLRVGFLTFASDSPTILEALEQKTNGLIRGTISSSSHLSQTVILRSLQSSKFEEEKCKKHNIMKRRATKVKEIITREEYKEAWGFYPFNSGYFMCLKLNQVDAEELRVHLLNEYGVGTIAISSSDLRIAFSCVEEEDLEELFELIYRGINDLVSKGVSIDVQKTL
- a CDS encoding YfmQ family protein codes for the protein MTWTIALSVLLGIVIKMVMSPPSAVVEWIFSRFALHQKLNSKDVTVTYIEKHLEEEEKIRLIENFNEATFLKQYDIFPGKEKLFLHPETNVTPYVINVKRGKKDRKIFVYCLADYVYVVKQYNKKVVAYDLRSDYLQKFTLSTKVITKDVI